In Labilithrix sp., a single genomic region encodes these proteins:
- a CDS encoding RNA polymerase sigma factor — MKTLKTPVSLRVVRSATEISDGEAFARVAAGERSALGVVFDRHSRPLLQFAMRVAGRADAEDVVQTTFERATSLAASFDREATSARPWLFAIASRVVLERRRAFARFAAALARLGSSAPPPSQLDTARLDVLDGLERLAPAKRVTLVLAEIEGYRCEEIARMLDVPVGTVWTRLHHARTEMRAFLAEGKP, encoded by the coding sequence GTGAAGACGCTGAAGACGCCGGTGAGCCTCCGGGTCGTGCGGTCTGCGACCGAGATCTCGGACGGCGAGGCCTTCGCGCGTGTCGCGGCGGGGGAGCGTTCGGCGCTCGGCGTCGTCTTCGATCGTCACTCGCGGCCGCTGCTCCAGTTCGCCATGCGCGTCGCGGGACGCGCCGACGCGGAGGACGTGGTGCAGACGACCTTCGAGCGCGCGACGTCGCTCGCGGCGAGCTTCGATCGCGAGGCGACGAGCGCGCGGCCGTGGCTCTTCGCGATCGCGTCGCGCGTCGTGCTCGAGCGCCGGCGCGCGTTCGCCCGCTTCGCCGCCGCGCTCGCGCGCCTCGGATCGAGCGCGCCGCCGCCGTCGCAGCTCGACACCGCGCGCCTCGACGTCCTCGACGGGCTCGAGCGGCTCGCGCCGGCGAAGCGCGTTACGCTCGTCCTCGCCGAGATCGAGGGCTACCGCTGCGAGGAGATCGCGCGGATGCTCGACGTCCCGGTCGGGACGGTGTGGACACGCTTGCATCATGCACGCACCGAGATGCGCGCGTTCCTCGCGGAGGGGAAACCATGA
- a CDS encoding phospho-sugar mutase produces MDLDAVLARARAWADADPDPAARAEIEALLTSADPGKTDLADRFAAELEFGTAGLRGVLGAGPNRMNRAVVLRTTWGLARHVVETFGDDGKKAGVVIGYDGRRMSRELAEDTACALAAAGVKAHLFADLVPTPLLAYAVTKLGCAAGVMITASHNPPEYNGYKAYWNNGAQIVPPIDVAIAAQIAKAPPAKDVPRTTFDEGKSSGRIAMVSDDVERDYLAAVKKLGVRPGEGDRALSIVYTPMHGVGDKLTRLAFDDAGFTNVVSVPEQQQPDGAFPTVAFPNPEEKGAMDLAFALARARKADLVLANDPDADRLAVALPDGKDGFVQLTGNQVGVLLGHYLLTGGLASTDHALTPAGGGAPLVIASIVSSPMLGVIAEALGAKYDEVLTGFKWIANRAMERKAKNGDTFVFGFEEALGYTVGELVRDKDGVSAAVIFGELTAVLRQRGTTVLAHLEGLYRRYGLFVSSQVNVTRKGAEGLKELRAIMQKLRDAPPMKIGDHDVVSVRDFFHQTTTAADGTKTPLDLPKSDVLAWQLASGSRVIARPSGTEPKAKFYFDVREPIQGNEPLPTAEHRAAATMKSLSDAFVALAL; encoded by the coding sequence ATGGATCTCGACGCCGTTCTCGCTCGCGCCCGCGCCTGGGCCGACGCCGATCCCGATCCCGCCGCGCGCGCGGAGATCGAGGCCCTCCTCACGTCCGCCGATCCCGGCAAGACCGACCTCGCCGACCGCTTCGCGGCGGAGCTGGAGTTCGGGACCGCGGGCCTCCGCGGCGTCCTCGGCGCCGGCCCCAACCGCATGAACCGCGCGGTGGTCCTCCGCACGACGTGGGGTCTCGCGCGCCACGTCGTAGAGACCTTCGGCGACGACGGCAAGAAGGCCGGCGTCGTCATCGGCTACGACGGCCGCCGCATGTCGCGCGAGCTCGCGGAGGACACGGCGTGCGCCCTCGCCGCCGCCGGCGTGAAGGCGCACCTCTTCGCCGACCTCGTCCCGACGCCGCTCCTCGCCTACGCGGTCACGAAGCTCGGCTGCGCCGCCGGCGTGATGATCACGGCGAGCCACAACCCGCCCGAGTACAACGGCTACAAGGCCTACTGGAACAACGGCGCGCAGATCGTCCCGCCGATCGACGTCGCCATCGCGGCGCAGATCGCGAAGGCGCCGCCGGCGAAGGACGTCCCGCGCACGACCTTCGACGAGGGCAAGAGCTCCGGCCGCATCGCGATGGTGAGCGACGACGTCGAGCGCGACTACCTCGCGGCGGTGAAGAAGCTCGGCGTGCGCCCCGGCGAAGGCGATCGCGCGCTCTCGATCGTCTACACGCCGATGCACGGCGTCGGCGACAAGCTCACGCGCCTCGCCTTCGACGACGCCGGCTTCACGAACGTCGTCTCGGTCCCGGAGCAGCAGCAGCCCGACGGCGCGTTCCCGACGGTGGCGTTCCCGAACCCCGAAGAAAAAGGCGCGATGGACCTCGCCTTCGCGCTCGCCCGCGCGCGCAAGGCCGACCTCGTCCTCGCGAACGATCCCGACGCCGACCGCCTCGCCGTCGCGTTGCCCGACGGCAAGGACGGCTTCGTGCAGCTCACCGGCAACCAGGTCGGCGTGCTCCTCGGCCACTACCTCCTCACCGGCGGCCTCGCGAGCACGGACCACGCGCTCACGCCCGCCGGCGGCGGCGCCCCGCTCGTCATCGCGTCGATCGTGAGCTCGCCGATGCTCGGCGTCATCGCGGAGGCGCTCGGCGCGAAGTACGACGAGGTCCTCACCGGCTTCAAGTGGATCGCGAACCGCGCGATGGAGCGAAAGGCGAAGAACGGCGACACGTTCGTGTTCGGCTTCGAAGAGGCCCTCGGCTACACCGTCGGCGAGCTCGTCCGCGACAAGGACGGCGTCAGCGCGGCGGTGATCTTCGGCGAGCTCACGGCCGTCCTCCGCCAGCGCGGCACGACCGTCCTCGCGCACCTCGAGGGGCTCTATCGCCGCTACGGCCTCTTCGTGAGCTCGCAGGTCAACGTCACGCGCAAGGGCGCCGAGGGCCTCAAGGAGCTCCGCGCGATCATGCAGAAGCTCCGCGACGCCCCGCCGATGAAGATCGGCGACCACGACGTCGTGAGCGTCCGCGACTTCTTCCACCAGACGACGACCGCCGCCGACGGCACGAAGACCCCGCTCGATCTCCCCAAGAGCGACGTCCTCGCCTGGCAGCTCGCCTCCGGAAGCCGCGTCATCGCCCGCCCAAGCGGCACCGAGCCCAAAGCCAAATTCTACTTCGACGTCCGCGAGCCCATCCAGGGCAACGAGCCCCTCCCCACCGCCGAACACCGCGCCGCCGCCACGATGAAGTCCCTCTCCGACGCCTTCGTCGCCCTCGCCCTCTGA
- a CDS encoding serine/threonine protein kinase, whose amino-acid sequence MLTVDERRLSFRRFILMSVFAWTAFVVTDVIAARAHDASIAYLVALRLAGTGMGLAMYLLSGSEKLPGWVVTFFESGTPPMGGLLVSLAALPCGGATSPLALGVALCAVTRGVLPSPWQRTLPASVGCALMFPVTVLVAARFAPGIQAQLEDPLTLWTFVQTSVFLVLGGGVAAGASQLLWAAREQVHQARRLGTYRLVARIGAGGMGEVWLARQMPLNRRVALKILKESTLRDPAALRRFKREAEAASGLQHPHTIRVFDFGASDDGVFYIAMELLDGLDLEVLVDRLGPLPAPRVVYLARQICDSLAEAHAAGIVHCDLKPANLFVTKVGAEYDYAKVLDFGLARLLTAPGHSTTDAMRGTPAFMPPEIIKGEVPSPASDVYSMGAVLYWMVTGSPVFRGSSFHDSVLAHVEKMPEPPSVRLGEEVPKDLEAVILKCLAKTRSERFASAKELGEALASCACAGKWDPRAAKASWRELRPSITRMETVDASR is encoded by the coding sequence GTGCTGACGGTCGACGAGCGGCGCCTCTCGTTCCGCCGCTTCATCTTGATGTCGGTCTTCGCGTGGACCGCGTTCGTCGTCACCGACGTCATCGCCGCGCGCGCGCACGACGCGTCGATCGCGTACCTCGTCGCGCTGCGCCTCGCCGGCACGGGCATGGGCCTCGCGATGTACCTGCTCTCCGGCTCGGAGAAGCTGCCGGGCTGGGTCGTCACGTTCTTCGAGAGCGGCACCCCGCCGATGGGCGGGCTCCTCGTCTCGCTCGCGGCGCTGCCGTGCGGCGGGGCGACGAGCCCGCTCGCGCTCGGCGTCGCGCTCTGCGCGGTGACGCGCGGCGTCCTCCCGAGCCCGTGGCAGCGGACGCTCCCCGCGAGCGTCGGGTGCGCGCTCATGTTCCCGGTGACGGTGCTCGTCGCGGCGCGCTTCGCCCCCGGGATCCAGGCGCAGCTCGAGGACCCGCTCACGCTCTGGACCTTCGTCCAGACCTCGGTCTTCCTCGTGCTCGGCGGCGGCGTCGCGGCGGGGGCGAGCCAGCTGCTCTGGGCGGCGCGCGAGCAGGTGCATCAGGCGCGGCGCCTCGGCACGTACCGCCTCGTCGCGCGGATCGGCGCGGGCGGGATGGGGGAGGTGTGGCTCGCGCGGCAGATGCCGCTGAACCGCCGCGTCGCGCTGAAGATCCTGAAGGAGTCGACGCTCCGCGATCCGGCCGCGCTCCGTCGCTTCAAGCGCGAGGCGGAGGCGGCGTCGGGGCTCCAGCACCCGCACACGATCCGCGTCTTCGACTTCGGCGCGAGCGACGACGGCGTGTTCTACATCGCGATGGAGCTGCTCGACGGGCTCGACCTCGAGGTGCTCGTCGATCGGCTCGGGCCGCTGCCGGCGCCGCGCGTGGTGTACCTCGCGCGTCAGATCTGCGACTCGCTCGCGGAGGCGCACGCGGCGGGGATCGTCCACTGCGACCTCAAGCCGGCGAACCTCTTCGTCACGAAGGTCGGCGCCGAGTACGACTACGCGAAGGTCCTCGACTTCGGCCTCGCGCGCCTCCTCACCGCGCCGGGGCACTCCACGACCGACGCGATGCGCGGGACGCCGGCGTTCATGCCGCCGGAGATCATCAAGGGGGAGGTGCCCTCGCCCGCGAGCGACGTGTACTCGATGGGCGCGGTGCTCTACTGGATGGTGACGGGCAGCCCGGTGTTCCGCGGCTCGAGCTTCCACGACTCGGTCCTCGCGCACGTCGAGAAGATGCCGGAGCCGCCGAGCGTGCGCCTCGGCGAGGAGGTGCCGAAGGACCTCGAGGCGGTGATCCTCAAGTGCCTCGCGAAGACGCGGAGCGAGCGCTTCGCCTCGGCGAAGGAGCTCGGCGAGGCCCTCGCGTCGTGCGCGTGCGCCGGCAAGTGGGACCCACGCGCCGCGAAGGCGAGCTGGCGCGAGCTGCGACCGAGCATCACGCGGATGGAGACGGTCGACGCGAGCCGCTAG
- a CDS encoding ABC-F family ATP-binding cassette domain-containing protein, with amino-acid sequence MISLSNISKQYGGQILFLESSFFLGDGEKVGLVGPNGAGKSTIFRLITGEEQPDDGVVDRPKRTTVGYFRQDVGDLKGRSVLAETLSGAGEAGKLGEEMKELEALLNDPEHPKFNEAVERFGDVQTRFQELGGYDLEARAHAILAGLGFAQEQVEDDVGKLSGGWKMRVALAQILLAKPDALLLDEPTNYLDIESILWLEQFLRDYKGSVLMTCHDRDVMNRVVKKIVELDAGSINSYSGDYEFYEQQRAIAQAQQQAQFERQQAMLAKEEAFIARFKARASHAAQVQSRVKKLEKIEKVQPPKKIIEKTFDFKKAPRSGDDVIKVDGVTKGFGARVVHKDLSLLVRRTERWAVMGENGSGKTTLLKMMAGESQPDAGKVTIGASVTMGYFAQHQMEQLSADRTVIEELVAHSPTTNLGTLRTLAGAFGFHGDDHDKPIRILSGGERARLALAKILFDAPNLLVLDEPTNHLDIVTKRALVKALSEYEGTIVFVSHDRAFLRAIATRILELTPKGPHVYGGPYDEYVATTGREAPGMRQLA; translated from the coding sequence GTGATTTCGCTCAGCAACATCTCGAAGCAGTACGGCGGTCAGATCCTCTTCCTCGAGTCGAGCTTCTTCCTCGGGGACGGGGAGAAGGTCGGGCTCGTGGGTCCCAACGGCGCGGGGAAGAGCACCATCTTCCGCCTCATCACGGGGGAGGAGCAGCCGGACGACGGCGTCGTCGATCGCCCGAAGCGCACGACGGTGGGCTACTTCCGGCAGGACGTCGGCGACCTCAAGGGCCGCTCCGTCCTCGCGGAGACGCTCTCCGGCGCGGGCGAAGCGGGCAAGCTCGGCGAGGAGATGAAGGAGCTCGAGGCGCTCCTGAACGATCCCGAGCACCCGAAGTTCAACGAGGCGGTCGAGCGGTTCGGCGACGTGCAGACGCGCTTCCAGGAGCTCGGCGGCTACGACCTCGAGGCGCGCGCGCACGCGATCCTGGCGGGCCTCGGCTTCGCGCAGGAGCAGGTCGAGGACGACGTCGGCAAGCTGTCGGGCGGCTGGAAGATGCGCGTCGCGCTCGCGCAGATCCTCCTCGCGAAGCCGGACGCGCTCCTCCTCGACGAGCCGACCAACTACCTCGACATCGAGTCCATCCTCTGGCTCGAGCAGTTCCTCCGCGACTACAAGGGCTCGGTCCTCATGACCTGCCACGATCGCGACGTGATGAACCGCGTCGTGAAGAAGATCGTGGAGCTCGACGCAGGCAGCATCAACAGCTACTCCGGCGACTACGAGTTCTACGAGCAGCAGCGCGCGATCGCGCAGGCGCAGCAGCAGGCGCAGTTCGAGCGGCAGCAGGCGATGCTCGCGAAGGAGGAGGCGTTCATCGCGCGCTTCAAGGCCCGCGCGTCGCACGCGGCGCAGGTGCAGTCACGCGTGAAGAAGCTCGAGAAGATCGAGAAGGTGCAGCCGCCGAAGAAGATCATCGAGAAGACCTTCGACTTCAAGAAGGCGCCCCGCAGCGGCGACGACGTGATCAAGGTCGACGGCGTGACGAAGGGCTTCGGCGCCCGCGTCGTCCACAAGGACCTCTCGCTCCTGGTCCGCCGCACCGAGCGCTGGGCGGTGATGGGCGAGAACGGCTCCGGCAAGACGACCCTCCTCAAGATGATGGCGGGCGAGTCCCAGCCCGACGCCGGCAAGGTCACGATCGGCGCGTCGGTGACGATGGGCTACTTCGCGCAGCACCAGATGGAGCAGCTCAGCGCGGACCGCACCGTGATCGAGGAGCTCGTCGCGCACTCGCCGACGACGAACCTCGGCACGCTCCGCACCCTCGCCGGCGCGTTCGGCTTCCACGGCGACGACCACGACAAGCCGATCCGCATCCTCTCCGGCGGTGAGCGCGCCCGCCTCGCGCTCGCGAAGATCCTCTTCGACGCCCCGAACCTCCTCGTCCTCGACGAGCCGACCAACCACCTCGACATCGTGACGAAGCGCGCCCTCGTCAAGGCGCTCTCGGAGTACGAAGGCACGATCGTCTTCGTCAGCCACGACCGCGCCTTCCTCCGCGCGATCGCGACCCGCATCCTCGAGCTCACCCCCAAGGGCCCCCACGTCTACGGCGGCCCCTACGACGAGTACGTCGCCACCACCGGCCGCGAAGCCCCCGGCATGCGCCAGCTCGCGTGA